The Glycine soja cultivar W05 chromosome 3, ASM419377v2, whole genome shotgun sequence genome window below encodes:
- the LOC114407280 gene encoding ubiquitin carboxyl-terminal hydrolase 8-like: MTRLSERLVRLFPKPTRFLALVSLSTLHHLCKSLARFLLSQTLPATMDNNNLFSDYFSDDLDSSPYRPHRRDHDHDHYRDFAALERLYLLPYTWWLEEAQKNEEADHRGEAVLYTVSCNSDSEAEILLHLRKEEDPHNNNIGVSARQYALVPEGLWLRALKRHNDFNNAVKDFGSIPYEEDCLPDLFPLQVKIFVSWETSLLVAKISQKENVAAFYEKACDIFNSAYNPVHIWDFSGQTTQFFLNDKSRLPNDSPGQPRKEVVLELQVHGLPDSMGGNGRNEMILDRSQMECSHSGSVIVNGSTDNVIPCVSVTNHFRGSSCRAIRSLGLTGLQNLGNTCFMNSAIQCLAHTPKLVDFFLGDYRKEINYENPLGMNGELALAFGDLLRKLWVPGAAPIAPRTFKMKLANFAPQFSGYSQHDSQELLAFLLDGLHEDLNRVKRKPYHEVKDADGRPDEEVAEEYWRNHLARNDSIVVDLCQGQFRSTLVCPICKKVSITFDPFMYLSLPLPSTTIRTMTLTVISTDGNTSPSAITVTVLESGTLKDLIGALSASCSLRDDETLLVAEIYRNKIFRVFEDPSDLLVEIRDQDKLVAYRMQKCNEPSPLVVFLHEHLAENFGKERLENRLFGIPLVTRWSSISCGYDDVEREFLKLINPFLMRTEGVLDEYDKNDGVKKRVSEHDELGDATNSAAIVNDADSNSGTEDDIHSSTDFEFYLQGLERAKIIVNKPLPQVTMSSGRLPAVVVLWSDKMLKMYDTYLLDSLPEVFKPQLFAKRMQESVSIYKCLEAFLKEEPLGPEDMWYCPNCKNPQQASKKLDLWRLPEILVVHLKRFSFSRYFKNKLETFVDFPINDLDLSTYVAHGNNQSSNRYVLYAISCHYGGLGGGHYTAFVRYGYDKWYDFDDSRVESISEDMIKTPAAYVLFYRKI; the protein is encoded by the exons ATGACCCGTTTATCCGAGAGGCTGGTCCGTTTGTTTCCGAAACCGACCCGTTTTCTCGCTCTTGTTTCTCTCTCCACTCTCCATCATCTCTGCAAGTCCCTCGCTCGCTTCCTACTCTCACAAACCCTACCCGCCACCATGGACAATAACAACCTCTTCTCCGATTACTTCTCCGACGACCTCGATTCCTCCCCCTACCGTCCCCACCGCCGCGACCACGACCACGACCACTACCGCGATTTCGCCGCCCTCGAGCGCCTCTACCTCCTCCCCTACACCTGGTGGCTCGAAGAAGCGCAAAAAAATGAAGAAGCTGATCATCGAGGAGAGGCCGTGCTTTATACGGTGTCGTGCAATTCCGATTCCGAAGCCGAGATTTTGCTTCATCTCAGGAAGGAAGAGGACCCACACAACAACAACATTGGGGTTTCTGCGCGTCAGTATGCCTTGGTTCCCGAGGGACTTTGGTTGCGTGCTCTCAAACG GCATAATGATTTTAATAATGCAGTGAAAGATTTTGGAAGCATCCCATATGAAGAGGACTGTTTGCCAGATTTGTTCCCCTTGCAAGTTAAGATATTTGTTTCATGGGAAACCAGTTTACTGGTAGCAAAGATAAGCCAAAAG GAAAATGTGGCTGCCTTCTATGAGAAAGCTTGTGACATTTTCAATTCTGCATATAACCCT GTGCATATTTGGGACTTTTCCGGGCAGACAACCCAGTTCTTCTTGAATGACAAATCTAGGTTGCCAAACGATTCTCCTGGTCAACCTAGAAAAGAG GTTGTTCTGGAGTTACAAGTTCATGGACTTCCAGATTCTATGGGGGGTAATGGGCGCAATGAGATGATTTTAGATAGGTCTCAGATGGAATGTTCACATAGTGGCTCTGTTATAGTGAATGGAAGCACTGACAATGTGATCCCCTGCGTATCAGTGACCAACCATTTTCGAGGCAGTAGCTGTAGAGCAATTCGATCTTTGGGCTTGACAGGACTACAGAATCTTGGAAATACATGTTTTATGAATAGTGCCATTCAGTGTTTGGCTCACACCCCAAAGCTTGTTGATTTTTTCCTTGGAGATTATCGTAAAGAGATAAATTATGAAAATCCGTTGGGAATGAAT GGAGAACTTGCTCTAGCTTTTGGAGACTTGCTTAGAAAGCTGTGGGTTCCTGGAGCAGCACCCATTGCACCAAGAACGTTTAAGATGAAACTAGCTAATTTTGCTCCTCAGTTTAGTGGTTATAGCCAGCATGACTCTCAA GAACTTCTTGCTTTTTTGTTGGATGGATTGCATGAAGACCTTAATCGTGTAAAACGCAAACCATATCATGAAGTTAAGGATGCAGATGGTCGTCCAGATGAAGAAGTGGCAGAAGAGTATTGGCGAAATCACCTTGCTCGCAATGACTCCATTGTAGTTGATTTATGCCAA GGTCAGTTTCGGTCGACATTGGTTTGCCCTATTTGCAAGAAGGTTTCGATCACATTTGACCCTTTTATGTATCTATCTCTTCCTTTACCTTCTACTACGATACGGACCATGACTTTGACAGTCATAAGCACTGATGGGAATACATCACCTTCCGCAATTACAGTAACAGTGCTTGAAAGTGGAACACTTAAGGATCTTATTGGGGCCTTAAGTGCTTCTTGTTCTCTGAGAGATGATGAAACCCTCTTGGTGGCTGAG ATATACAGGAATAAAATTTTTCGAGTATTTGAGGATCCATCTGATTTGTTAGTTGAAATTAGAGATCAGGACAAACTTGTCGCTTACCGAATGCAGAAGTGTAATGAGCCTAGTCCCTTGGTTGTTTTTCTGCATGAACATTTGGCGGAAAA TTTTGGGAAGGAGAGGTTAGAAAACAGGTTGTTTGGTATTCCCCTTGTTACAAGGTGGTCCAGTATTTCCTGTGGATATGATGATGTTGAAAGGGAGTTTCTGAAGTTAATCAATCCATTTCTGATGCGCACTGAAGGTGTATTAGATGAGTATGATAAGAATGATGGTGTTAAAAAAAGAGTAAGTGAACATGATGAATTGGGTGATGCTACTAACTCTGCAGCAATAGTAAATGATGCAGACTCAAACAGTGGAACAGAGGATGACATTCATTCTTCAACTGACTTTGAATTCTACTTGCAAGGATTAGAGAGGGCCAAGATAATAGTGAACAAACCATTACCACAAGTCACAATGTCGTCTGGAAGGCTGCCTGCGGTAGTTGTCTTGTGGTCAGATAAGATGCTTAAAATGTATGATACATACCTGCTTGATTCATTGCCTGAGGTTTTCAAGCCCCAGCTATTTGCCAAGAGAATGCAAGAATCAGTTTCTATTTACAAGTGCCTTGAAGCTTTCTTGAAAGAGGAACCTCTTGGGCCAGAAGACATGTG GTACTGTCCTAACTGCAAAAATCCTCAGCAAGCATCTAAGAAACTAGATCTTTGGAGATTGCCTGAAATTCTTGTTGTTCATTTGAAGAGGTTCTCATTCAGCCGATACTTCAAGAACAAGCTGGAAACATTTGTTGATTTCCCAATTAATGATCTGGACTTGTCAACATATGTAGCCCACGGGAATAACCAGTCTTCCAACCGCTATGTGCTATATGCAATTAGTTGTCATTATGGAGGGTTAGGAGGAGGTCACTATACAGCATTTGTCCGT TATGGCTATGATAAATGGTATGATTTTGATGACAGCAGGGTCGAATCTATTAGTGAGGACATGATAAAGACTCCTGCTGCTTATGTTCTTTTCTACAGGAAAATTTAG